The genomic stretch agaaacaggaaagggaTGGGAACTAGCTATCAACCTATTTCACACTTGAGTCCCAGAGGAAAACAGTAAGTGTGAGTGGGGGGGGGTGCTTGTCCAATCAAAAGGAATGAGCTCAGGCTGGGGGAAAATTACCTATTCTAGAAAGCTAGGTTGAATGTGCCAGAGAAGACGGAGATTCCATTCGCACCACAGTGGGCCATTTGTTTGCCCAGGGATCTGAGTGGGGAGACTGAAGGTCTAAATAGGCTAAATTTGGTCCCGTGGCTATACTGAATGCTTGGCATGGCTCCAAGGCTTTTCTAGTTAGTGGCTCCAGCACAGTGTTAGTTAGGCAAAACTATAGGAGTGTGGGgacaaggaaggaggaggaggggtccCTGAAGGCTGAATGCCCACTACATGGACTCAAACTCATCAATGCGCTGCTTGGTATTGCCCTGCCGGATCTGGCGCAGGGTCTTGTATTTGTCTCGTCCCAGTCGCATGTTCTCAGCATGGATCATGTCATTGGCAGTCTTCTTGGACTCATCCCGGGCATTGGCCAGCTCTGAAGTAAGGGCCTGTGAGAATGCAAGCAGAGTCAgacttctcttcttttttctcctctttcctacCCATACATTCCATatgcacttgtacacacatgaacatgtgccACATACACATAGTATAGGATGGATTAATGAGAGCTATCTCTTGAGAGTAAAACAATAGCATAATATTCCAAATATTCCAGTAGCAACTTGGTTAGCTAGATATTTTCTGAATAAAAGATGGGAGAGTAGTAGGAAGTAGGAGAGAGCTAAATGAGGTACTCTCAGGTGTGACTGGTAAGTCAAAATGTCTTCCCTTCAACTTGCCACAGTTCCAGACTCCCACTCAGCACTGGCATGTGTTTTGGAacattagttaaagatgtgtcaCATTGCTTTCTGCTGTgggatatttatttaatgatgtaaagatgtgttgttttcttttatgttacatttgcttaactctgtgaagctgtgttgctttgcctgcctaaaacaccagattggtctgataaagagctgaacggccaataactaggcaggagaaaggataggcagggctggaggAGAGATCTGGGAAGAAGAGATTGAGGAGCAAAaaaggaggaggacatcaggggccagccatccagctacGCAGCAAGCCATGgcataagaaggaaagaaaagatacagagaaatagcaacaggtaaaagcccagaggcaaaagatagacaagataatttaagaaaagctggctagaaataagccaggcTAAGGCCgtgcattcataagaaagaataagcctctgtgtgatttatttgggagctgagtggcatgccccccaaagagcaaagaccCAAAAGAGTAgagagtaaaaaaagaaagaaaaaaatactatagGCATGGACTACAGCATGTATACCGTAACTCTAGTAGCAGTCATGAACTATTGAGTCATTACTTAGTCTCATCTGTTGGGCCTGCCTGGATACCTTAAGATGCTTCTGCACACGCTCATTCTTCTCAGCCTCAGTGGTACGCTCCTCTTCGCTGCGGTCCTTGGCCATAGCATCAGCCCGAAGCTCAGCACTGGCCTCTGCCCCATTCTCATCCTGTTCATCCTGTTCATTCTCAGCAGGCTCTGCCACATGAGGTGTACTCATGGCAGTCTTCAGCTCAGCACGAGTCTTCTCCAAGTCCTCCTGTACCATTTGGGCCTGTCCAGTGACAGAAAGAGAAGCACTGATCGTCAGATCAGGTAGCTTGTGATAACCTAATCATACCTAGAAAGTCTAGTAAGAGACCAGTTAGTACAAATAACTTTATTGACTTGATCCTGGGGAttttttttagttgaaaataAGAGTGattccacaactaatcactgaactgaactggaatccagttgcaaagaagaatgagtgatgggcaaaggggtccagaccaggctggtgaaacccacagaaacagctgacttgaacaacagggagctcttggtccccagactgatagctgggataccagcatgggactgatccagaccccaggaacgtgggtttcagtgagaagacctcagaaatctgtgggacttcttgtagtaggtcagtacttatccctagcataggtatggactttgggagcccaatccacatatccacatacagggatactccctgagcaaagacacataggggtgggcctaggccctatcacaaaggataagatagacactgatgacaccttatggaaggcctcaccctccctggggagcagaaaggatatgtgataggtagggttttagttggagggggggcgctgttaggggaggaggggagggagtgggaactgggattgacatgtaaaacaatcttgtttctaattcaaaagaaaaaagaaaataagagtgaTTGTATCAACTTCCAATGGATATTGGGAAttctaaaatatttgagaaagcTTTGAACACCTTCTCCCATAATGACTTTGAAAAGCTGTTTGTCTAAAAAAGGGGGAGTATACATCTAGGAAATGTAAAAACTGGAATACAAACATATAACGTACTCTTTCCCACGGTGCTTTGCTCTGGATTCTGCATCTTACCTTTTGCTGCCATTCCACAGCCTCACTCTCCTTCTTCTTTCGGGCCATTTCCAACTGAGAGATCCGTGAGGTCAGCTCTGCCATTTCTGAAGCCTATAGACATATTAGAAGCCTGTAAGGGCTTGACCTTTGGGTTTTCAGGGTCCagatgcctgtaaccccagttcttcTACAGAACTGGTAGGTAATTAGCTGTACCATTTCTTGTTGCCCTGGTGACTCTTTCAACCAAATTACTCTACCCTTTTTACACCGTCATAAGTCACAGCTCCCCTCCTAGACTACAGGTCTCCTTAAGGCAGACAATTGGTCATCTCTGTTCCcgttctttccctcttcccctcttaATGTTGCCAAATGTACATGCAATGGGACCTCAGCAAAGCTTAGAAGTCACTGCTTGAAGTAGCAAAGGCTTCACTGCTATCCTAGGGCTCCACCAAGACTGCTAccagaacaaataaatatgaatatcaCAAGGCTATCTATGCAGTGGGGAAAAGTTTATGCATACCCTTATGCCTTGAGCAAATTTCTCATGCCATCTTTCTCCTGAGAGATACTAACACTCCAATATTACAAGCAAAGGGACTGTGTTAAGGAAATTTGGCCCTAGATTCTTAAATTCCAAGTCACAGAACCATAGTTTGGAGGGAAAGAATCTTTCCAGTGGAGAAAAAAGGGCTGTAATCCTTCAGCAAACACAGCTGTGACCTTTGACAAGTTCCCAGCCTCCATGATTCCCAGTTTCCTTGTCTAGTCACATTATTCTGTCTAGGCTTTAATTCCATGAGGctattgaagaaagaaacaaaagaaagcaaggaaagaagaaatgtggCTAAAACAACACATGATAGgtactcttccttttcctttcttaggTTACAGGATCAGATCTCTATATGAGAAAGTAAATGAAACGCAAGGGCTATGGAAGACTGTGAGCCATACTAGTGATAAGTCAGCTTGCTTTCAAATGAATTCTTGGAGACCTTTTGGATACAAACAAGTTAGAAAGACTCAGTTACACAAGCAAAGAGATTTATAAACTGGTAAGGGGGCAAGCCAAAAATGCATGCACACAGCCCCAGCCCAGGATGCCACCTTACCAGCTGTTCCTGGGTCTTCTTCTGGTCCCGAGAAGCTTGCAGCAGGGCCTCCTTGGCTTCTTCAGCTTCTTGACGCTCTTTGGCCAGTTTTTCAGCCTCACTCTGGGCACGCTTCCGTTCCTGCTCAAGTTCTAGGGCCCTACGGGTCTGTTCTTCCAGTTCTGGTAGAAAAGGAGGAAATTGATGGAGGGCTCAGAGATGAAGATGGCACACTGACTTGCTTCCTGGGAAATGTCCACTTCATGGCACAGTAGGGAATGGTAGCAAAATTTTTCCCGAAAAATTCTTTATCTACTCTGTGGCCACACCTAGACTATGGAGTCTTGTTGTGCAGCTCAGGGAATAATGTATATACCTTAGGGTGAGGTTCTGGGGAAACTCCACGGTGACTCTAAACCTCACCTTGCTGAGCCTTCTTAGTCTGCTCCTCAATCTGCTTCAGCTTCTCCATCAGTTCTTCTTTCTCCCGTTCaatcttctccttctctttttctgccAGCTCACGCTTCTTCTTCTCATTTTCCAGCAGAGCACTAGAGAAGACAAGGAGTAATGATAACAGGACAGTAAGGCTGCATGGTATCTTGAAGGTTTCCAGGACCTGAGTCTGTTAGCCCCCAGCCTCCCAATGTAAGGCAGAGGTTGTGAACAAGGACCATTCTCGATTTCCTCCATCTAACCATCATATCACTGCCCCACAGATTTCTATGCTCAGTCCATTTACCTCAAATTCCTGAAACCTAAAGAGGAATGCTGGTACTGCAAGTAACCAACTAGATGGCTTTGCTCTTTCTTCTATCTGCAAAATTATTTACTAACCTTTGCACTCTGTCTTGGACAACTAGGCCTAACTCTGCTTTCCTTCAACCCCAGCTTTAGGTTCCCTTTTTCCAGACTTTGTTGCCGATCTAGGATAAGTATTTGCTTTTTCTGCCCTCACTACCTATTCAAGGAagcatcattttttgttttaaagactttatttttattttatgtgtgtttttcctgTATATATAAGTGCACAATATGTATGCTGTGCCCACAGAATCTagaaggtgccagatcccctggaagtggagttacaaatggttggaagctgccaagtggatgctgggaaccgaacctgggttttctgcaatagcagcaagcattcttaaatgctgagccaacATCTCTCCAACCCGTAAGAAGCATTCTTAGACCTTGGCTACATGTCCTCACGCTCAGACCTTCAGAATGCTTGGCACACACTTTTTCATAGCACTTTTCACTATTGCATATGCTAaacaatttgtttattttatctgtcTTCTATTAGAAtgatggatggtggtggtgcacacctttaatcccagcactccacaggcagaggcaggtggatctctgtgaattcgaggccggcctggtctacagagtgagttccaggacagtcggtgctgttacacagagaaaccctatctttaaaaacttCTCCTACTAGAATGACAGCTTCATAAGATGAGGAAATTTTTactgctcaataaatatttaagggAATTAATAATATAGCTTTTGTATCTCAAGACTATGTAAGTAAGACAGTGtgagcacatacatgtatgtatttcctTCATTCTCTGTGTTACTAGACTGTGAGGTCCTGCAGAGTATGTTCTAGTTCAGTAAACTGTATCCAAATCttggtattttttcttcttcttaataaTGAGAACTCTGGGCTGTCATCATAGGTCaatgatagagtacttgcctgacATTCACAGGGCTTTGAGTCCAAACACCAGTATTGGGGGAAAAGTCAACCTTAGTTGTGGGTGGTGCGCATGCACCCAAGTACCCACAAactcatgcatgtatatgtatacacacacacacacacacacacacacacacacacacacacacgcacacacacgcacacacaagccacacacacaaacatatgtatatacatacacgtATATAATTAATGTTGACACatgaatatatatctatatgtattaGAACCAGGTTCAttgtgaaaaaaaatacatgctcatttttatttccattttcattatttaaaacagGTTCTTACTATTtattcctggctggccttgaacttacagcacCTTTGTGGGAGTGAAAACTGGTGCAGACATTTTGAAAATCAACATAGTGATTTCCCGgaaaattgggaattaatcttcctcaagacccagatataTCTTGGtatcttgggcacatacccaaaggacaaTCCACCATACCACAAGGATTCTTgcacaaccatgttcatagcagcattattcataatagccagaaactagaaacaccCTAAATGTCCCtcaccaaagaatggataaagaaaatgcagcagtatattttcacaatggagtattactcagttgttaaaaacaatgacatcatgaaatttgcaggcaaatggatggaactagaaaaacccatcctgagtgaggtaactcagacccagaaaaacaaacatgatgtGCACTCATTTATAAGTGGACACTAGCTATAAAGTAAAAGACAATCattctacaatccacaaacccagagaagctaagtaacaaggagggctcaaggagAGGACACTtggatctccttgggaaggggaaatagaatagatttctcAGGTAGACTATGGGCCGGTGGGGATAGGAGAGTACTGGAAGAGGTTCCTCCCTCTAGAAGCCTCTGAAATCCCAGACTTTTGGTGCCTGTttctaagaaacaaaaatgtctgtGCTGACACTGAATTTAAGGAGTTTCCTCCCCTCCACAGTTCACAAGTCCTGGTTCTGGGCTGATACCACACCCTAAGCCGTCTAGGAAGCTTTTAGAAACTTCCTTACCACAGCAGTAGAGTTAGGACTACTAAGTTCAACACTATGGCACCTACCGCTCCATCTGCTTCTGGTGCTTCTCCTCCCGAGCCTGTGCCTTCATCTGCTGAACCTCAATGGTGTCAGGCTTACGCCGACGCATGTACAGCTCATGATTCCCCATGCACAAGGCCAAGATCCTCTTGTTAATCCGAAGCCGGGGAGCATAGAACACAAAGTCCTGGAGGGAAAATAGCATTGAGTTTTTAGGGCTGACAAAATGGCTCACATACGCCctggagcacacacatgcatgcacatacacaccagTAATAGAATAATAAactgatacattttttaaagtcttGAGAAAAAGGTGAAAGTGACTGGCTTCTGTTAAGCTAAACCCAAAAGTACTGGAAAGACTGTGTAATCCAATCATTTGCATTGCAGTGGGAATCCTAATTACCAGAGTAAGAAAATCATTTTTCCTAGAGTCAGTTGTCAGGGAAGTAGTAGACTTAAGGCTAgaacccatgtttcttatcttTGACATCAAGTACTCTTTCCACCAAAATCACCATTTTTACCAACTCTGATCATGAAAAGCAGCctgggaccagcaagatggctcacaaactaaaggtgcctgccaccaagcctgacaataaGAGTTTGATACCCAAAAACAacattgagaaagaaaacaaattctaacaagttgtcctctggtctccacatgggCATCATGGAGTGTGTATCCTTTCACCTCctccacacaaaataaacatgggaaattgaaaatctttaaaaataaaatagcacccTAAAATACTTTATCAGAAGTGTCTTCTTCTgctatggtatttttttttcagttttcaaaataagTTTATTATTAATTCACAGGAGCTTAAGAGGGCCTTGAGTTAAGCCAATATGGAAGTCAGCCACATGGTGGTAAAGTAGCCATATTGCAAGGAGATCTTTACACAAAGTGTGAAAAAGTCCAAGGCACCAGAGAAAGCATATGCAGGTTCTGGTCAGCATTTGAAACACAAccacagaagagaagggaagagttATGTCCCTTTGCATCAGGAGCTAGTAAGATAAGCACATCCAAAAGAACCTCATGGTAACTAACAGGGACTAAACTATGGGGTAGTAACTCGGGGAAGGAAAACCACACTGTCTCATTAAAGAGATAATTATTCCTACTTCTTTACCTTAGCTTAAGGTTGAATGACTTTTCAAGGAGAGGTACTTCCTTGGCCTAGTGATTGACTAGCCCAACTggattaactctttttttttttttttcgagacagggtttctctgtgtagcttaggagcctatcctggcacttgctctggagactaggctggcctcaaactcacagagatccgcctgcctctgcttcctgagtgctgggattaaaggcgtgtgccaccaacgcctggcctggaTTAACTCTTAAGGGAGTAGACAATGTCATGTCTCACTACCTGAAGTCTAACTAGAGTTCTCAAATGAATCCAAAAGGGCCTCCTATAGGATAGAAAACACTCTAGTCAATAGGTAGGTACACCATAGGTGTCAGAATTTCTGTAATCTCTAAAAAGTGTGTTCTAGTTACAAGAAAGCTAACTAAGTACACAAATATCTAAATTTCTTAAGCATCAATTATCTTGactgttatttgtttttaaaagcttttgtttacagctggatttttattttattgagaaatactTACATGAGCGCTTCGCTTCCATCCTACTTGTGTGACTCCCCAAAACTCATgatctcttttttaattattattgccaCATGCTAAATTAATTAACAAGTTAAATGTAATAATTAAAGGGCACCTTTTAGAGGATATGATAATGCATGTATGTAATTCTAATACTCATGGGCTGAAGCCTGAGAGTTACTTTAAGTTAAGGCCAGGCTGGGTTAGAGCAAAACTTTGCCTTAAAAACTCTTGAGTAAAGAAatatgcataaagaaaatgtttaatcttcttttcttaaaagatttaaaaggtaAATTTGGAATGTCACCTTTGGATGTGAACTTCTggctctgcctttctttccacAATTAAACAGGAGTCAAGTACACGAGGAGTACATTTTGGGTACTTCGGAAAGTGAGGCAGTGGCAAAGCAGCAGCACTTAAGACCTGTAGCTCACCTCACCCACCCACAAAGGGAATTTGATAATAGAGAGGAACCAAATAAAGGATATCGCCTGGCCATTTCTCAGCATCaatgtcctctttttcttttccatttgtgcTTCTTGTTCCGTTGTGTACAAGTTATACACAACAGAATATAGAGATACAGACATATCCAATGACCTATTTGCTCTTTGAATTATCTAAGCCTTGGCAAAAGCCTGCCATGCACAGTCAGGAGGAAGCACTCACCGGGGCTTTTTTGTCAATAGGCTTGATGACAAATTTCTTATCATTGAAGGAGATATTCCTGATTTCACTCCAAGGGAAGCCAATCTTAGGAGTCAGTCTGCAGAAACACAGGCCAATAACATCATGACAATGACAAAGCAAGAAAACAGACCTAGTGCCTTGCCTTCACTACCACCAATCCCCTAACACAAACTTCTCCCTACTGTTATTACTTAttgctgtttcttttgttctgtttgggaCAGAAGCAAATACCTTCCAGAAGATCTGCAGTAATTTAACTGAGAACCTTCTACATAAAACCATTAACTTCGAGAAGGTAAATAATAAACTCAGATTCTGGTGGTAAATGGAACAATAATCTAATAATTTCATCCTTACCAAGAGCACACACTAGGGGGTGGGGATAAACAAAGACTAAACTACAGAAAGACTTATAGGCCAAAAGTCACTGCATCATGAGCCGTGAACTTTATGAACCCTCACAACATAGACTCTAGCTCAGCAAAATCCAAAAATCAGAAGGGTCACATTTACAAATGTTCTAGTAGCTATTGGAAATATGATGATCCAATTGTAAAGGCTTAATTAATCCTATAGATCCTAATACAATCATTTGTACTtataaatcacatttaaaaatataagtacatTTGTACATCACTGTAGTTTGAATTATTTTTGCATGGGAAACagatgagacaaggtctcacatagcccaggatggctagttttatgtcaacttgacataaactacaGTCATCTGAAAGGATGGAACCtcaaatgcctccataagatctgactacaaggtattttaaaattagttactGAGGTCCCACTCTGTTGTGGGTGGTGTGATCCTTGAGCTGGTcttcttgggttctataagaaagcagtctaagCAGTctggggagtaagccagtaagcagcactccttcatggtctTTGCATCAGCcactgcctctaggttcctgccctgcttcagctcctgtgATCAATGCTTTTAATGATAAATATGCAAgagtgagtgaaataaaccctttcctctgcaagttgcttttggtcatggtgtttcatcagaaCATTAACAGCCCTATACTAAGAAAACCTTGAATTAACTAcatagtcaaggctggccttgaactcctgattctctgcattcacctcctaagtgctaggataacaggcatgcaccaccatacccagaataatttaaatattagatATTAAATGAGAATGAGTTCTGGCAAGCTCATTTGTTGAAGGCTAGGTTCCCAGATAATGGCATTATTAGTGATGGCGGAGCTTTGTGAATGGGGCTTGG from Cricetulus griseus strain 17A/GY chromosome X, alternate assembly CriGri-PICRH-1.0, whole genome shotgun sequence encodes the following:
- the Msn gene encoding moesin translates to MPKTISVRVTTMDAELEFAIQPNTTGKQLFDQVVKTIGLREVWFFGLQYQDTKAFSTWLKLNKKVTAQDVRKESPLLFKFRAKFYPEDVSEELIQDITQRLFFLQVKEGILNDDIYCPPETAVLLASYAVQSKYGDFNKEVHKSGYLAGDKLLPQRVLEQHKLNKDQWEERIQVWHEEHRGMLREDAVLEYLKIAQDLEMYGVNYFSIKNKKGSELWLGVDALGLNIYEQNDRLTPKIGFPWSEIRNISFNDKKFVIKPIDKKAPDFVFYAPRLRINKRILALCMGNHELYMRRRKPDTIEVQQMKAQAREEKHQKQMERALLENEKKKRELAEKEKEKIEREKEELMEKLKQIEEQTKKAQQELEEQTRRALELEQERKRAQSEAEKLAKERQEAEEAKEALLQASRDQKKTQEQLASEMAELTSRISQLEMARKKKESEAVEWQQKAQMVQEDLEKTRAELKTAMSTPHVAEPAENEQDEQDENGAEASAELRADAMAKDRSEEERTTEAEKNERVQKHLKALTSELANARDESKKTANDMIHAENMRLGRDKYKTLRQIRQGNTKQRIDEFESM